Proteins encoded by one window of Streptomyces sp. NBC_01477:
- a CDS encoding N-acetylmuramoyl-L-alanine amidase, with the protein MTRRDGRGRRSGRSWAGRGAGAVALATVAAYGGTAVASPSGSAPGAAPATTLQADFAAAAREFRVPQSVLLAVSYRQTRWESHQGTPSTTGNYNVMGLTQVADADLGQLSGTDRLAHLDLSGDPLVSRNFDAARALGTDRSKADAADPRLHTLDAAAELIGAAPAEVRTDPRQSVRAGAALLARYEKAAVGSLPADPGRWWAGIARYSQSPEAGGATRFVQRVFDSVRSGESRVTADGQALTLAADPALAPVRPATVPLAPGAEPPADPASTPAPECPAELHCAFVPAAYAKAGTAADDFGNYNVANRPAGGEDIRSIVIHDMEGTFQGSIDEFQNPSGYASAHYLVGDDGRVTQMVRLKDEAWHSANKTVNMHSVGVEHEGWAIRTGDWFTEQEYDSSAVLVKFLARKFGIPLDREHIIGHDEVPGVLDAKVAAQHWDPGPYWDWNHYMALLGAPEAAVGPPAAGQLVRVVPPYTTANQPQLTSGGKPVAAHPADFVYLYTSPATTAALPADPYLGSALWSDGSNWADKVPAGGAYVVAATQTDWTAIWYQGRKLWFHNPGGQDTSVLPATPVLTPRSGTIPVYGRAYPQDAAYAGTGVPVQPANSTALTKYTVAAGQAYAQAGPEAVGDYWYAGSFAGTAAGDRTLVTGTDLFYPIRYNHRVAWLRAGDVQRITSTAPMR; encoded by the coding sequence ATGACGCGCAGAGATGGCAGAGGCAGGCGCAGCGGCAGGTCGTGGGCCGGCCGCGGAGCCGGCGCGGTGGCGCTGGCCACCGTGGCCGCCTACGGCGGCACGGCAGTGGCGAGCCCGTCCGGCAGCGCGCCGGGCGCCGCCCCCGCCACCACGCTCCAGGCGGACTTCGCCGCCGCGGCCCGGGAGTTCCGGGTGCCGCAGAGCGTGCTGCTCGCGGTCTCCTACCGGCAGACCCGCTGGGAGTCGCACCAGGGCACACCGAGCACCACCGGCAACTACAACGTGATGGGCCTGACGCAGGTCGCGGACGCCGACCTCGGACAGCTGTCGGGCACCGACCGGCTGGCGCACCTCGACCTCAGCGGCGACCCGCTGGTGTCCCGGAACTTCGACGCCGCCCGGGCGCTGGGCACCGACCGGTCGAAGGCCGACGCCGCCGACCCGCGGCTGCACACCCTGGACGCCGCGGCGGAGCTGATCGGCGCCGCCCCGGCCGAGGTGCGCACCGACCCGCGGCAGAGCGTACGGGCGGGCGCCGCGCTGCTGGCGCGGTACGAGAAGGCGGCCGTCGGGTCGCTGCCCGCCGACCCCGGCCGCTGGTGGGCCGGTATCGCCCGCTACAGCCAGTCCCCCGAGGCGGGCGGCGCCACCCGGTTCGTGCAGCGGGTCTTCGACTCGGTGCGGTCGGGCGAGAGCCGGGTCACCGCCGACGGCCAGGCGCTGACGCTGGCCGCCGACCCGGCGCTGGCCCCGGTCCGGCCCGCGACGGTGCCGCTGGCGCCGGGCGCCGAGCCGCCCGCGGACCCCGCGTCCACCCCCGCCCCCGAGTGCCCGGCGGAGCTGCACTGCGCCTTCGTCCCGGCCGCCTACGCCAAGGCCGGCACGGCGGCCGACGACTTCGGCAACTACAACGTGGCGAACCGCCCCGCGGGCGGCGAGGACATCCGCTCCATCGTCATCCACGACATGGAAGGCACCTTCCAGGGCAGCATCGACGAATTCCAGAACCCCAGCGGATACGCCAGCGCGCACTACCTGGTCGGCGACGACGGCCGGGTCACCCAGATGGTGCGGCTCAAGGACGAGGCGTGGCACTCGGCGAACAAGACCGTGAACATGCACTCGGTCGGCGTGGAGCACGAGGGCTGGGCGATCAGGACCGGCGACTGGTTCACCGAGCAGGAGTACGACTCCTCCGCCGTCCTGGTGAAATTCCTGGCCCGGAAATTCGGCATCCCGCTGGACCGCGAGCACATCATCGGCCACGACGAGGTGCCCGGGGTGCTGGACGCGAAGGTCGCGGCGCAGCACTGGGACCCCGGCCCCTACTGGGACTGGAACCACTACATGGCGCTGCTGGGCGCCCCGGAGGCGGCGGTCGGCCCGCCCGCGGCCGGGCAGCTGGTCCGGGTGGTGCCGCCGTACACCACGGCGAACCAGCCGCAGCTCACCAGCGGCGGCAAGCCGGTCGCCGCGCACCCGGCCGACTTCGTCTACCTCTACACCTCGCCGGCCACCACCGCGGCGCTGCCCGCCGACCCGTATCTGGGCAGCGCGCTGTGGAGCGACGGCTCGAACTGGGCGGACAAGGTCCCGGCGGGCGGCGCCTATGTCGTCGCGGCCACGCAGACCGACTGGACGGCGATCTGGTACCAGGGCCGCAAGCTGTGGTTCCACAACCCGGGCGGGCAGGACACCTCGGTCCTGCCCGCGACCCCGGTGCTCACCCCGAGGTCCGGCACGATCCCGGTCTACGGCCGGGCCTACCCGCAGGACGCGGCCTACGCGGGGACCGGTGTGCCCGTCCAGCCGGCCAACTCCACCGCCCTGACGAAGTACACCGTCGCGGCGGGCCAGGCCTACGCGCAGGCCGGACCCGAGGCGGTGGGCGACTACTGGTACGCGGGCAGCTTCGCCGGCACCGCGGCCGGCGACCGCACCCTGGTCACCGGCACCGACCTGTTCTACCCGATCCGCTACAACCACCGCGTCGCCTGGCTGCGGGCCGGTGATGTGCAGCGGATCACCAGCACCGCCCCGATGCGCTAG
- a CDS encoding thiazole synthase, with amino-acid sequence MATATGAVTDPLRIGGAEFSSRLIMGTGGAPSLDVLDQALLASGTEVTTVAMRRLDPTTKGSVLSVLARHGIRVLPNTAGCFTAGEAVLTARLAREALGTDWVKLEVIADERTLLPDPIELLDAAETLVDDGFTVLPYTNDDPVLARKLEDVGCAAVMPLGSPIGSGLGIRNPHNFRLIVERATVPVILDAGAGTASDVALAMELGCAAVMLASAVTRAQHPVLMAEAMRHAVTAGRLAHRAGRIPRRHHALASSPTAGLPDLDPERPAF; translated from the coding sequence ATGGCGACGGCCACCGGCGCCGTGACCGACCCGCTGCGGATCGGCGGGGCCGAATTCTCCTCCCGGCTGATCATGGGGACGGGCGGGGCGCCCAGCCTCGACGTGCTCGATCAGGCGCTGCTGGCGTCCGGTACCGAGGTGACGACCGTCGCCATGCGGCGGCTCGACCCGACGACGAAGGGCTCGGTGCTGTCGGTGCTGGCCCGGCACGGCATCCGGGTGCTGCCGAACACCGCGGGCTGCTTCACGGCGGGCGAGGCCGTACTGACCGCGCGGCTGGCCAGGGAGGCGCTGGGCACCGACTGGGTGAAGCTCGAAGTCATCGCGGACGAGCGGACGTTGCTGCCGGACCCGATCGAACTCCTCGACGCCGCCGAGACGCTGGTGGACGACGGCTTCACCGTGCTGCCGTACACCAACGACGACCCGGTGCTGGCGCGCAAGCTGGAGGACGTCGGGTGCGCCGCGGTCATGCCGCTGGGCTCCCCCATCGGCTCCGGCCTCGGCATCCGCAACCCGCACAATTTCCGGCTGATCGTCGAACGCGCGACCGTCCCCGTCATCCTGGACGCGGGCGCCGGGACCGCCTCGGACGTCGCGCTGGCGATGGAGCTGGGCTGCGCGGCGGTGATGCTCGCGTCCGCCGTCACCCGTGCCCAGCACCCGGTCCTGATGGCCGAGGCCATGCGCCACGCGGTCACCGCGGGCCGCCTCGCCCACCGGGCCGGCCGCATCCCCCGCCGCCACCACGCCCTGGCCTCCTCCCCCACCGCCGGCCTCCCCGACCTCGACCCGGAAAGACCCGCCTTCTGA
- a CDS encoding sulfite oxidase-like oxidoreductase, giving the protein MGRYERRTGELPPGQRIQRGWPVTHYGPVPRFKPDRWEFRVFGATADGDKTCWNHAEFSALPYDTVVADFHCVTKFSMLGIEWGGVATSTVMKLAPPADDVTHVMVWAEYGFSSNLRVEDFLDAQSLFATHKGGEPLTAEHGFPVRLIVPGLYAWKGPKWVRGVEYMTADRRGFWEERGYHNLGDPWNEQRYSYQEEPGDGPEI; this is encoded by the coding sequence ATGGGTCGGTACGAGCGTCGCACGGGAGAGCTGCCGCCGGGCCAGCGGATCCAGCGGGGCTGGCCCGTCACGCATTACGGCCCGGTGCCGCGATTCAAGCCCGACCGCTGGGAGTTCCGGGTCTTCGGCGCGACCGCGGACGGCGACAAGACGTGCTGGAATCACGCGGAGTTCTCCGCGCTGCCTTATGACACCGTGGTCGCCGACTTCCACTGCGTCACGAAATTCTCGATGCTCGGCATCGAATGGGGCGGCGTCGCCACCTCGACCGTGATGAAGCTCGCACCGCCCGCGGACGACGTGACCCATGTGATGGTCTGGGCCGAATACGGATTCAGTTCCAACCTGCGGGTCGAGGACTTCCTCGACGCCCAGTCGCTATTCGCCACCCACAAGGGCGGCGAACCCCTCACCGCCGAACACGGCTTCCCTGTCCGGCTGATCGTTCCCGGGCTCTACGCCTGGAAAGGACCCAAGTGGGTCCGCGGCGTCGAATACATGACGGCGGACCGCCGCGGTTTCTGGGAGGAACGCGGTTACCACAACCTCGGCGACCCCTGGAACGAGCAGCGCTATTCGTACCAGGAGGAGCCGGGCGACGGCCCGGAGATCTAG
- the bfr gene encoding bacterioferritin — protein MQGDPEVIEFLNEQLTAELTAINQYFLHAKMQENFGWVKLAKYTRAESFDEMKHAEILTDRILFLEGLPNYQRLFHVRVGQTVTEMFQADRQVEVEAIDRLRRGIDVMHAKGDFTSKNIFESILTDEEHHIDYLDTQLELIEKLGEALYLAQVIEQPDS, from the coding sequence ATGCAGGGCGACCCCGAGGTCATCGAGTTCCTCAACGAACAGCTGACCGCTGAGCTGACAGCGATCAACCAGTATTTCCTGCACGCGAAGATGCAGGAGAACTTCGGCTGGGTGAAGCTCGCGAAGTACACCAGGGCCGAGTCGTTCGACGAGATGAAGCACGCGGAGATCCTGACCGACCGGATTCTTTTCCTCGAAGGCCTGCCGAACTACCAGCGCCTCTTCCATGTCAGGGTCGGGCAGACCGTCACCGAGATGTTCCAGGCCGACCGGCAGGTGGAGGTCGAGGCGATCGACCGGCTGCGCCGCGGTATCGACGTCATGCACGCCAAGGGCGACTTCACGTCGAAGAACATCTTCGAGTCGATCCTGACCGACGAGGAGCACCACATCGACTATCTCGACACGCAGCTCGAACTGATCGAGAAACTGGGTGAGGCGCTCTACCTCGCGCAGGTGATCGAGCAGCCGGACAGCTGA
- a CDS encoding class II 3-deoxy-7-phosphoheptulonate synthase — translation MTVNADIHAGGNTWHALPAAQQPEWPDSEALRDVIADLASYPPLVFAGECDQLRSRLASVARGEAFLLQGGDCAEAFDGVGADQIRNKLKTLLQMGAVLTYAASVPVVKVGRIAGQYSKPRSKPTETRDGVTLPTYRGDSVNGFEFTEQARTPDPERLKRMYHASASTLNLVRAFTTGGYADLRQVHAWNQDFVKSSPSGQRYEALAREIDNALNFMAACGTDPAEFRTVEFYASHEALLLDYETALTRTDSRTGKLYDVSGHMVWIGERTRQLDGAHIEFASRISNPIGVKLGPGTTPEEALTYIDRLDPDRDPGRLTFIVRMGADKVRDKLPTLVEKVSASGAQVVWICDPMHGNTFEAASGHKTRRFDDVLDEVKGFFEVHHSLGTHPGGIHVELTGDDVTECVGGGDEIFVDDLHQRYETACDPRLNRSQSLDLAFLVAEMYRGQ, via the coding sequence GTGACCGTGAACGCAGACATCCACGCCGGGGGCAACACCTGGCACGCTCTTCCCGCGGCGCAGCAGCCCGAGTGGCCCGACTCCGAGGCTCTGCGCGATGTGATCGCCGACCTCGCCTCGTATCCGCCGCTCGTCTTCGCCGGGGAGTGCGACCAGCTGCGCAGCCGGCTGGCATCGGTCGCCAGGGGCGAGGCGTTCCTGCTCCAGGGCGGTGACTGCGCCGAGGCGTTCGACGGGGTCGGCGCCGACCAGATCCGCAACAAGCTCAAGACGCTGCTCCAGATGGGAGCGGTCCTCACGTACGCGGCCTCGGTGCCGGTGGTCAAGGTCGGGCGGATCGCCGGGCAGTACAGCAAGCCGCGCTCCAAGCCGACCGAGACCCGCGACGGCGTCACCCTGCCGACCTACCGCGGCGACTCCGTCAACGGCTTCGAATTCACCGAGCAGGCCCGCACCCCCGACCCCGAGCGCCTCAAGCGGATGTACCACGCGTCCGCGTCCACGCTGAATCTGGTCCGCGCCTTCACCACCGGCGGTTACGCCGACCTGCGCCAGGTGCACGCCTGGAACCAGGACTTCGTGAAGTCCTCGCCGTCCGGGCAGCGCTACGAGGCGCTGGCCCGCGAGATCGACAACGCGCTGAACTTCATGGCGGCCTGCGGCACCGACCCGGCGGAATTCCGTACCGTCGAGTTCTACGCCTCCCACGAGGCGCTGCTGCTGGACTACGAGACGGCGCTGACCCGTACCGACTCGCGCACCGGCAAGCTCTACGACGTCTCGGGCCACATGGTGTGGATCGGTGAGCGCACCCGGCAGCTGGACGGCGCGCACATCGAGTTCGCCTCCCGGATCAGCAACCCGATCGGTGTGAAGCTCGGCCCCGGCACCACGCCGGAGGAGGCGCTGACCTACATCGACCGGCTCGACCCGGACCGCGACCCGGGCCGGCTGACCTTCATCGTGCGGATGGGCGCGGACAAGGTCCGCGACAAGCTGCCGACGCTGGTGGAGAAGGTCTCCGCGTCCGGCGCGCAGGTCGTGTGGATCTGCGACCCGATGCACGGCAACACCTTCGAGGCCGCCTCGGGCCACAAGACCCGGCGCTTCGACGACGTGCTCGACGAGGTCAAGGGCTTCTTCGAGGTCCACCACTCGCTGGGCACCCACCCGGGCGGCATCCACGTCGAGCTGACCGGCGACGACGTCACCGAATGCGTCGGCGGCGGCGACGAGATCTTCGTGGACGACCTGCACCAGCGGTACGAGACGGCGTGCGACCCGCGGCTCAACCGCAGCCAGTCGCTCGACCTGGCCTTCCTGGTCGCGGAGATGTACCGCGGGCAGTAG
- the pknB gene encoding Stk1 family PASTA domain-containing Ser/Thr kinase, which yields MDTTVQDPLVGQTLDGRYRVEARIAVGGMATVYRAVDTRLDRVLALKVMHPGLAADTGFVERFIREAKAVARLSHTNVVGVFDQGTDGTYVYLAMEYVAGCTLRDVLRERGALSPRTALDILEPVLAALGAAHRAGLVHRDMKPENVLIGDDGRVKVADFGLVRTVDTQTSVSGALLGTVSYLAPEQIGHGTVDQRTDVYACGVMLYEMLTGAKPYSGDTPMQVIMQRLNEDVPPPSAAVPGLAPGLDALVARTTSRDPAGRPADAVAMFADVRAVRAGLSPQELDDRPYEDARTGGFEDAVPGGAVGSEEPTSVVARPPAATGQDSDALHRTTRLPLPPPEAPDPRHPVARSFASPPPPPPGGRPRAGRGRRGPLAVLAALLVILGVGAGVWYVSDGQFTHVPAVLALSQADAQHKLTSAGLDTRVDQDFSLTVPRGSVISTDPAPGKRIRSNGTVKLTVSKGPREVRVPDLKGRSLADAQQRLRAAGLTPGTVTKSFNDSVPQGQVIVTRPAAGTQRAPGTPVTLTVSRGSAVDVPDVIGDSVTDAQQELQDAGFTVVLAPEKVFSDQADKDTVAVESPEGDTQAAAGDTVTITVSKGQQLFPVPDVTGKKSSEAKQILQDAGFDVRVINLFFGDSVFSQSPDGGGQAPKGATVTIWVR from the coding sequence GTGGACACCACCGTGCAGGACCCGCTGGTCGGGCAGACGCTCGACGGGCGTTACCGCGTCGAGGCGCGTATCGCCGTCGGGGGGATGGCCACGGTCTACCGGGCCGTGGACACCCGCCTCGACCGCGTGCTCGCGCTGAAGGTGATGCACCCGGGGCTGGCGGCGGACACCGGCTTCGTGGAGCGGTTCATCCGGGAGGCCAAGGCCGTCGCGCGGCTGTCGCACACCAATGTGGTGGGGGTCTTCGACCAGGGCACCGACGGGACGTACGTCTATCTGGCCATGGAGTATGTGGCCGGGTGCACCCTGCGGGACGTGCTGCGCGAGCGCGGGGCGCTGTCGCCGCGGACGGCGCTGGACATCCTGGAGCCGGTGCTCGCGGCCCTCGGCGCCGCGCACAGGGCCGGGCTCGTGCACCGGGACATGAAGCCGGAGAATGTGCTGATCGGGGACGACGGCCGGGTCAAGGTCGCCGACTTCGGCCTGGTCAGGACGGTGGACACACAGACCAGCGTGTCGGGGGCGCTGCTCGGCACGGTGTCGTATCTGGCCCCGGAGCAGATCGGCCACGGCACGGTCGACCAGCGCACGGACGTGTACGCGTGCGGGGTCATGCTGTACGAGATGCTGACCGGCGCCAAGCCGTACTCCGGCGACACGCCGATGCAGGTCATCATGCAGCGGCTGAACGAGGATGTGCCGCCGCCGTCCGCCGCCGTGCCGGGGCTGGCGCCGGGGCTTGACGCGCTGGTGGCGCGGACGACCTCGCGGGACCCGGCGGGCCGCCCGGCCGACGCGGTGGCGATGTTCGCCGACGTACGGGCGGTGCGCGCGGGCCTGAGCCCGCAGGAACTGGACGACCGGCCTTACGAGGACGCGCGCACGGGCGGGTTCGAGGACGCGGTGCCGGGCGGTGCGGTCGGCTCGGAGGAGCCGACCAGCGTCGTGGCACGGCCGCCCGCGGCGACGGGCCAGGACTCGGACGCCCTGCACCGGACGACCCGGCTGCCGCTGCCGCCGCCGGAGGCACCGGATCCGCGGCACCCGGTGGCGCGGTCGTTCGCGTCGCCGCCACCGCCGCCGCCTGGCGGCAGGCCGCGCGCGGGGCGGGGCCGCAGGGGGCCACTGGCCGTGCTGGCGGCGCTGCTGGTGATCCTCGGCGTCGGAGCGGGCGTCTGGTATGTCAGCGACGGGCAGTTCACCCATGTGCCGGCCGTGCTGGCGCTGTCGCAGGCCGACGCGCAGCACAAGCTGACGTCCGCGGGGCTGGACACCCGGGTGGACCAGGACTTCTCGCTGACCGTGCCGCGCGGCAGCGTCATTTCCACCGACCCGGCGCCGGGCAAGCGGATCCGCAGCAATGGCACGGTGAAACTGACGGTGTCCAAGGGGCCGCGCGAGGTCCGGGTGCCCGACCTCAAGGGCCGCAGCCTGGCCGACGCCCAGCAGCGGCTCAGGGCGGCGGGGCTGACCCCGGGCACGGTCACGAAGTCCTTCAACGACTCGGTCCCGCAGGGCCAGGTCATCGTGACGCGGCCTGCGGCCGGTACGCAGCGCGCCCCCGGCACCCCCGTGACCCTCACCGTCTCGCGCGGTTCAGCGGTGGACGTGCCCGATGTGATCGGCGATTCGGTCACCGACGCGCAGCAGGAGCTCCAGGACGCGGGCTTCACGGTGGTGCTGGCGCCGGAGAAGGTCTTCTCCGACCAGGCCGACAAGGACACCGTCGCCGTGGAGTCCCCGGAGGGGGACACCCAGGCGGCGGCCGGCGACACGGTGACGATCACGGTGTCGAAGGGCCAGCAGCTCTTCCCGGTGCCGGACGTCACGGGCAAGAAGTCGTCGGAGGCCAAGCAGATCCTCCAGGACGCCGGCTTCGACGTCCGGGTGATCAACCTCTTCTTCGGCGACTCCGTTTTCAGCCAGTCCCCCGACGGCGGCGGCCAGGCCCCGAAGGGCGCCACGGTCACCATCTGGGTGCGCTGA
- a CDS encoding anthranilate synthase family protein, producing MPRNPDAVRLVARLLTPGHPPFALLHRRTPGRPEAVVEVLTGPVATVARLADIALPTGPADGGPRTDALALIPFRQIRERGFDVRDDGTPLVVLHPEQTLELPLADLLDALPDTPVRVEDGAFDVGDDAYADIVGRVIEDEIGRGEGANFVIRRTFRGSIPGYGPDAALALFARLLRGERGAYWTYVVHTPERTLVGASPEVHVRMSGGTVVMNPISGTYRYPPQGPSAAGLLDFLADPKEAEELTMVVDEELKMMCTVCDLGGVVVGPRLKEMAHLAHTEYELRGRSTLDVREVLRETMFAATVTGSPVQNACRVIERHEPGGRGYYAGALALIGRDAGGAQTLDSPILIRTADISPSGELRVPVGATLVRHSRPHAEVAETHAKAAGVLTALGVREARGGAPGATRPRLADDIRVRAALDARRAHLAPFWLRMQTEHPRPSAHALVVDGEDTFTAMLAHLLRSSGHAVTVRRYDDPELRAAALRHEGPVVLGPGPGDPADTADPKMRFLRKLAADLVRDHPHGLLGVCLGHELLAAELGLDLVRKAEPFQGAQRTIDLFGRRETVGFYNSFTARCDETAAEELAMHRVELSRDPDTGDIHAMRGPGFAGVQFHPESVLTLNGAEIAAGLLAEVLAPAG from the coding sequence GTGCCACGAAACCCCGACGCCGTACGGCTCGTCGCCCGTCTGCTCACCCCCGGCCACCCGCCGTTCGCCCTGCTGCACCGCAGGACGCCCGGCCGGCCCGAGGCGGTCGTGGAGGTGCTCACCGGGCCGGTTGCCACCGTCGCCCGGCTCGCCGACATCGCGCTGCCCACCGGCCCGGCCGACGGCGGCCCCCGCACCGACGCGCTGGCCCTGATCCCCTTCCGGCAGATCCGCGAACGCGGCTTCGACGTCCGCGACGACGGCACCCCGCTGGTCGTCCTGCACCCCGAGCAGACCCTCGAACTCCCGCTCGCCGACCTGCTCGACGCGCTGCCCGACACCCCCGTACGGGTCGAGGACGGCGCTTTCGACGTCGGCGACGACGCCTACGCCGACATCGTCGGGCGGGTCATCGAGGACGAGATCGGCCGCGGCGAGGGCGCCAACTTCGTGATCCGCCGCACCTTCCGCGGCAGCATCCCCGGCTACGGCCCGGACGCCGCCCTCGCGCTCTTCGCCCGGCTGCTGCGCGGCGAACGCGGCGCCTACTGGACGTACGTGGTGCACACCCCGGAGCGCACCCTGGTCGGCGCGAGCCCCGAGGTGCACGTACGGATGTCCGGCGGCACGGTCGTGATGAACCCGATCAGCGGCACCTACCGCTACCCGCCGCAGGGCCCGAGCGCCGCCGGGCTGCTGGACTTCCTCGCCGACCCCAAGGAGGCCGAGGAGCTGACCATGGTGGTGGACGAGGAACTGAAGATGATGTGCACCGTCTGCGATCTCGGCGGGGTCGTGGTCGGCCCGCGGCTGAAGGAGATGGCGCACCTCGCGCACACCGAGTACGAGCTGCGCGGGCGCTCCACGCTCGATGTCCGCGAGGTGCTGCGCGAGACGATGTTCGCCGCCACGGTGACCGGCTCGCCGGTGCAGAACGCCTGCCGGGTCATCGAGCGCCACGAGCCCGGCGGGCGCGGCTACTACGCGGGGGCGCTGGCCCTGATCGGCCGGGACGCGGGCGGCGCCCAGACGCTGGACTCCCCCATCCTGATCCGCACCGCCGACATCTCCCCCTCAGGCGAGCTGCGCGTCCCGGTCGGCGCGACCCTGGTGCGGCACTCCCGGCCGCACGCCGAGGTCGCCGAGACCCACGCCAAGGCCGCGGGTGTGCTCACCGCGCTCGGGGTGCGCGAGGCGCGGGGCGGCGCCCCGGGCGCGACCCGGCCGCGGCTGGCCGACGACATCCGGGTACGCGCCGCGCTCGACGCCCGCAGGGCGCACCTGGCGCCGTTCTGGCTGCGGATGCAGACCGAGCACCCCCGGCCGTCCGCGCACGCCCTGGTCGTCGACGGCGAGGACACCTTCACCGCGATGCTGGCCCACCTGCTGAGGTCCTCGGGCCACGCGGTGACCGTACGCCGCTACGACGACCCGGAGCTGCGGGCCGCCGCCCTGCGCCACGAGGGGCCGGTCGTGCTCGGCCCCGGACCCGGCGACCCGGCCGACACCGCGGACCCGAAGATGCGCTTCCTGCGGAAGCTGGCCGCCGACCTGGTCCGCGACCACCCGCACGGCCTGCTCGGGGTCTGCCTCGGCCACGAGCTGCTGGCCGCAGAACTGGGCCTGGACCTGGTCCGCAAGGCCGAGCCCTTCCAGGGCGCCCAGCGGACCATCGACCTCTTCGGCCGCAGGGAGACGGTCGGCTTCTACAACTCCTTCACCGCCCGCTGCGACGAGACCGCCGCGGAGGAACTGGCGATGCACCGGGTCGAGCTGAGCCGCGACCCGGACACCGGCGACATCCACGCGATGCGCGGCCCGGGCTTCGCGGGCGTGCAGTTCCACCCGGAGTCGGTGCTGACGCTGAACGGCGCGGAGATCGCCGCGGGCCTGCTCGCGGAGGTCCTGGCGCCGGCGGGCTAG
- the thiS gene encoding sulfur carrier protein ThiS, with protein sequence MTITVHVNGEARALDAPLALDALVAMLSSAHSGVAAALNDTVVPRTRWSATPLADGDRVEVLTAVQGG encoded by the coding sequence ATGACGATCACCGTGCACGTCAACGGCGAGGCCCGCGCCCTGGACGCCCCGCTCGCGCTGGACGCCCTCGTCGCCATGCTCAGCTCCGCCCATTCCGGCGTGGCCGCCGCGCTCAACGACACGGTCGTGCCGCGTACCCGCTGGTCCGCCACGCCGCTCGCCGACGGCGACCGGGTCGAAGTGCTGACCGCGGTCCAGGGGGGCTGA
- a CDS encoding (2Fe-2S)-binding protein yields the protein MYVCSCFGITEQQVKQHADDGRCTPRQIASACKAGTDCGSCVKRIQSLLGRGTGWATRTAPEPAGDPAAPVVLVRAEAPQPEVSGARPLPPGVRAA from the coding sequence GTGTACGTCTGCTCCTGCTTCGGCATCACCGAGCAGCAGGTCAAGCAGCACGCCGACGACGGTCGCTGCACTCCCCGGCAGATCGCCTCCGCCTGCAAGGCGGGCACGGACTGCGGGTCCTGCGTCAAGCGCATCCAGAGCCTGCTCGGCCGCGGCACCGGCTGGGCGACCCGTACGGCGCCGGAGCCCGCGGGCGACCCCGCCGCGCCGGTCGTCCTCGTACGCGCCGAGGCGCCGCAGCCGGAGGTTTCCGGTGCCCGCCCGCTGCCGCCCGGAGTACGCGCCGCCTGA